The following coding sequences lie in one Tichowtungia aerotolerans genomic window:
- a CDS encoding peptidylprolyl isomerase, which translates to MVLMKTTKGDIKLELDAEKAPNTVANFLKYVESGHYNGTIFHRVIADFMIQGGGFTAEMQQKSAPNTVDNEANNGLKNDLGTIAMARTSDPHSASAQFFINTKNNDFLNFRAPTMQGWGYCVFGKVVEGLDVVKAVEGVATGRKGGHSDVPVEPVVITECIVVE; encoded by the coding sequence ATGGTCTTAATGAAGACGACTAAGGGAGATATCAAGCTGGAACTCGATGCGGAGAAAGCGCCGAATACGGTCGCCAATTTTCTGAAATACGTCGAGAGCGGTCATTACAACGGCACGATTTTCCACCGTGTCATTGCGGATTTCATGATTCAGGGCGGAGGGTTCACTGCCGAGATGCAGCAGAAGTCTGCACCGAACACCGTGGACAATGAAGCGAACAACGGCCTCAAGAATGATCTGGGAACGATTGCCATGGCCCGGACTTCAGATCCCCACAGCGCGTCTGCACAGTTCTTTATCAACACCAAAAACAATGATTTCCTGAACTTCCGCGCTCCGACCATGCAGGGCTGGGGGTATTGCGTGTTTGGAAAAGTGGTTGAAGGTCTGGACGTGGTGAAAGCTGTTGAGGGCGTTGCTACAGGCCGCAAAGGCGGACACAGCGATGTGCCGGTTGAACCGGTTGTCATCACTGAATGCATTGTGGTTGAATAG
- the purU gene encoding formyltetrahydrofolate deformylase: MKDKASAILLISCPDQQGIVCAVTDFLMRHDGNIIDLEQHTDTEEGVFFMRVEWELEGFALPRDQISEKFSLIADRHQMKVELHFSDYRPRVAIFVSKFSHCIHDLLARRHTGEYNVDIPLIVSNHPDLEPLAKMYGVDYQLIEITKENKAEQEQKTIDLMREYSIDLIVLARYMQILSDNFCRQFPNRIINIHHSFLPAFVGAKPYHSAHQRGVKIIGATSHYVTSDLDEGPIIEQEVMRVSHKDSVESLIRKGRDLEKVVLSRAVWAHLQNRVLAYKNRTVVFS; this comes from the coding sequence ATGAAAGACAAAGCTTCTGCCATTTTATTGATTTCCTGCCCGGACCAGCAGGGAATTGTCTGCGCTGTAACCGACTTCCTGATGCGCCACGATGGGAATATTATCGACCTTGAGCAGCATACCGACACCGAGGAAGGTGTTTTCTTTATGCGTGTCGAATGGGAGCTGGAGGGATTTGCCCTGCCCCGTGACCAGATCAGCGAAAAATTCAGCCTGATTGCCGACCGCCACCAGATGAAAGTGGAACTGCATTTCTCCGACTACCGACCGCGCGTGGCCATTTTTGTATCTAAATTTTCGCACTGTATCCACGACCTGCTCGCCCGCCGGCATACCGGCGAGTACAATGTCGATATTCCGCTCATCGTCAGCAACCATCCGGATCTTGAACCGCTGGCAAAGATGTACGGTGTTGATTATCAGCTGATCGAAATCACGAAAGAAAACAAAGCGGAACAGGAACAGAAAACCATTGATCTGATGCGTGAATACAGCATCGACCTGATCGTACTGGCCCGTTACATGCAGATTCTATCCGACAATTTCTGCCGCCAGTTTCCCAACCGGATTATCAACATTCACCATTCCTTTCTACCCGCATTTGTGGGAGCCAAACCGTATCACTCCGCCCATCAGCGCGGCGTGAAAATTATCGGAGCCACCAGCCACTATGTCACCAGCGACCTGGATGAAGGTCCGATCATCGAGCAGGAAGTGATGCGGGTTTCTCATAAAGACTCCGTGGAAAGTCTGATTCGCAAAGGCCGCGACCTTGAAAAAGTGGTCCTTTCCCGCGCGGTCTGGGCACACCTGCAGAACCGGGTGCTGGCCTACAAAAACCGCACTGTGGTGTTCAGCTGA
- a CDS encoding lysophospholipid acyltransferase family protein has product MSKRTRQLRHPFERAAIHLAMAVIPRLPRYGVLALAKIGGRAGYLFDSRSRRIGLANLDVAFGDTRTAEEKKQILKTSFVTMVRTLLDTFWFAHHSGKRLDKYVVLDDSSKVFFQDKAHICITAHFGNWEIIGQMSGHKQLPLHSIATPVKNELVNKHFIRAREATGQTIIPRKGALRKLLGILRKGGKTAFLADQNTSENNGGIWVDFFGLPATVTAAPALLSGRTGAEILMGFCSPLPGGYYRIYSTGTFDPPAETGEASIRRLTEQITQVTEKEIREHPEYWLWMYKRWKTHQPGDDPTKYPCYKKSRPQ; this is encoded by the coding sequence ATGTCGAAACGAACACGACAACTCCGGCATCCGTTCGAACGCGCGGCCATTCATCTTGCAATGGCAGTTATCCCGCGCCTGCCCCGATACGGCGTACTGGCGCTGGCAAAAATCGGAGGCCGAGCCGGCTATCTGTTTGATTCCCGCAGCCGACGGATCGGACTGGCCAATCTGGATGTGGCGTTTGGGGACACCAGAACCGCAGAAGAAAAAAAGCAAATCTTAAAAACCTCGTTCGTCACGATGGTGCGCACACTGCTCGACACATTCTGGTTTGCCCACCACTCGGGCAAACGCCTGGATAAATACGTTGTCCTCGATGACAGTTCTAAGGTTTTCTTTCAGGACAAGGCGCACATCTGCATTACAGCGCACTTTGGAAACTGGGAAATCATCGGACAGATGAGCGGACACAAACAGCTTCCGCTGCACAGCATTGCCACGCCTGTCAAAAATGAGCTCGTCAACAAGCATTTCATTCGCGCCCGCGAAGCAACCGGACAAACTATTATCCCGCGCAAAGGGGCCCTGCGGAAACTGCTCGGAATTCTTCGTAAAGGCGGGAAAACCGCTTTCCTGGCCGACCAGAACACCTCGGAAAATAACGGCGGCATCTGGGTTGATTTTTTCGGCCTGCCCGCAACGGTCACAGCCGCACCGGCCCTGCTCTCCGGCCGGACCGGCGCTGAAATTCTGATGGGGTTCTGCTCCCCGCTGCCCGGAGGGTACTACCGCATCTACTCCACAGGAACTTTTGATCCACCGGCAGAAACCGGAGAAGCATCGATCCGCAGGCTGACTGAGCAGATCACTCAGGTCACGGAAAAAGAAATTCGCGAACATCCGGAATACTGGCTGTGGATGTATAAACGCTGGAAAACGCATCAACCCGGCGACGATCCCACTAAATACCCGTGCTACAAAAAGAGCCGCCCGCAGTGA